Part of the Sphaerochaeta associata genome is shown below.
GGGCATACAATCCTGTTTTGCATCCTTACAGGCCAATATCCAAAAAGACTACGCTGTGAAACTGACCCGAACCAAAGCAATGGGCATCAGCGCGATGATGCATGGGTACCTGCCGTTTGACGCCAAAGGAAACCAACTGACTGCATTCAGGACCTGGAGAAATACCATGACCAGCCAGGCAGCTGAACTGCTCAGCACGTTGTTCGATTACCCGGTCCCTGAGCGTTGGTCCATATCACATCTCTATCAGTCTGTCCTGAACAAGGAAGAGCATGTAAAGGACCTGGGTTTCCTGACTACATTGGCGGGGTATGTGCATTGGAAACTGACCGGACGTAAAGTACTTGGAGTCGGGGATGCCTCGGGTATGTTCCCCATCGACACCAAGACAGGAAACTACGATCAACGCATGGTCGAGGCTTTCGACGACCTGACCAAAGCCCACCACTTTCCTTGGCGGCTGGAAACAATTCTTCCTTCCATTCTTTCAGCCGGTGAGGATGCCGGCAAGCTTACCGATACGGGAGCCCTTCTACTCGACCCCAGTGGAACTTTTGAGGCAGGCATTCCGCTCTGTCCCCCGGAAGGTGATGCAGGAACCGGCATGGTTGCGACCAACAGCATAGCCAAGCGTACCGGCAACGTGTCGGCCGGTACCTCTGTTTTCGCGATGATCGTTTTGGAAAAGGAACTTTCCAAGAGCTACAACAAGTTCATCGATCTGGTTACCACTCCCGATGGTTCGCTTGTTGCGATGAGCCATGGAAACAACTGCACCGGCGAGTATGACAACTGGATGCGCTTGTTCAGTGAAGTCCTAACCACAGCCGGCTTCTCCCTCAGCAAAGGGGAACTGTACGACAGGCTGTTGTTCAAGGCGTTGGAAGGTGACAAGGAGTGTGGCGGACTGTTGCCGTACAACTACCTTTCAGGAGAGACCATGACCGATCTTAATGAAGGACGTCCCCTCTTTGTACGAGAGACAAAGCACACCTTCAACCTTGCCAACTTCATGCGTTCCCAACTTTTCACAGCCCTTGGAGTCCTGCGTATCGGCATGGACATCCTCTTCGAACAGGAGAAGGTGGCCATCGATTCCATCACCGGACACGGCGGTTTCTTCAAAACAGCGGAAGTCGGACAGAAAATGATGGCCAGCGCCCTTCACACCCCCATCTCCGTCCTGAAAACCGCTGGGGAGGGAGGAGCTTGGGGTATCGCCCTGCTGGCATCCTTTATGGTGGGGAAACAGAATAGAAGTCTTGCAGATTTTCTTGCCAGCGAAGCATTTGCGACAGCAGAAAAGTCTACGGTAGAAGCAAGCGAAGAGGATATCGAGGGATTCAATGTCTTCCTGGAACGCTACAAACATGGGCTTGCCGTTGAAAAGGCCGCTGTACAACATCTAAAGTAAGCTTTGACACTGAAAAAAAGGAGGTTCAAATGAACCTCCTTTTTAACGCCCCTTTATCTACCTTGTCACTGGAGCTTCCAGGCGAGATCTGCAAGAAAGAGCTGCTGCTTCATTGACGAGACCGTAGTCTGGTTGTTGATGTGCACGAACTCGATGCCCATGATCTCACACCAGTCCTCAAGCATCTCGGCGGTGGCATCGTAACTGAGAACAGCATGGTGGGCCCCACCGGCAAGCATCCACAAATGGCTTGCCTGATTCAAATCCGGTTGGGGTTTCCACATCACCCGGGCAACCGGGAGATTGGGCATGCGATAGATGGGTTTGACCACCTCGATCTCATTGACGATGAGACGCACACGACCACCCATATCAACCAAGGATGCAAGGATTGCACTACCCTGATGGCCCTCAAATACCAGTCTGGCAGGAGGTTCCTTCCCTCCGATTCCCAGCTCATGCACTTCAATTTTGGCCTTTTCCGTCGTGATGGAAGGACAGATTTCAAGCATGTGAGCACCCAAGCTGAGCTCATTCCCTTTCTCAAGATGATAGGTGTAATCCTCCATGAAAGTGGTGCCGCCGTCCATGCCTTCGGTCATTCGTTTGACCAGGCTGGTCATGGCTGAGACTTTCCAGTCCCCTTCTCCACCGTAGCCGTATCCTTCCGCCATCAGGTCCTGGCTGGCAAGACCGGGAAGCTGGCGCATCTGCTGCAGGTCTTCGAACGTATTGGTGTAGGCATAGGCTCCTTCACGCTGGAGGAACCTGCGCATGGCGACCTGCTCGCGTGCCTGATAGCGCACTGTCTCCAAGTCTTTGGTCGCAAATTCATAGCGGCTTTGATAGCCTTGCATCTGGGCATCCACTTCTGCCTCGGTAACGCTCTCCAGTTCCCTGATCAAATCGCCGACACCCCAGGTATTCACCTGCCAGCCCAGCTGCATCTGCACCCCGACCTTATCCCCTTCGGTGACTGCGACATTGCGCATATTATCCCCGAATCGAACCACCTTGAGTTTGCGGCTTTCAATGGCACCGACCGCAGATCGCATCCAAGAGCCCAGCTTTGCCAATACAGGCTCATCCTCCCAGAATCCGGTAATGATCTTACGCTTGGTATGCATCCTTGCAGCAATGAAAGCATGCTCGCGATCACCATGAGCCGATTGGTTGAGGTTCATGAAATCCATATCGATTTCGGTGTCGGGAATGGTGCGATTGAATTGGGTATGAAGGTGACAGTAGGGTTTCTGCAAAATTTCGAGCCCCCGGATCCACATCTTTGATGGTGAGAACGTATGCATCCAGGTTATCAGGCCGGCACATGCATCATTGTAGTTGGCCTCCTTGACACACTGCTCAATCTCCTCGGGAGTTTTCACGGTTGCCTTATACACGAGTTTGCAAGGAAGCAGACCGCTTGCATTCATGCGCTGAACCATTATCTGGGCATGGGCGGCCACTTGATCGAGTGTTTCCTTCCCATAGAGAAATTGAGAACCAACCACAAACCAAAATTCGTAATCTGCCAACGGCTGTCTTTGCATTATATCCTCCACCTGTATAGTGAACCTGTTGCTAATTGCTTGCGTTTACGTTAACGCAAGCATAATAATATATTCCATCCTGCAGACGTTTCTGTCAAGTATGGAGTTGAGATAATGCAACGCATCACTATAAGGCGGGTTTTAGCCGCATGGACAAAACTTCATTCTGTGGTATAATTGCGTTATCGATAAACAAAATGTATCTGGGCGACTAGAAAGGAAACTGGAAACGGATGACAATATCTGAAATTGCTAAGCTGGCCCATGTTTCGATTGGAACAGTGGATAGAGTCCTGCACAAGCGGGGTCGAGTCGCCCCCGAAACCATTAAAAAAATCATGAGCATCGTTGAGGATTATGGGTACCAGCCCAATACCTATGCACGCAATCTCAAGCTGAGCAAGGATTTTACCATCGGAGTCCTCCTTCCCCTGCTTCATTCCGAATTTGGCTATTGGAACCTTATCTATGAAGGAATCCTGAAAGCTGCAAAGGAGTTGCATCCCTTGGCTGTGCGAATCGATATGATGGAGTTTGACAGAATGACCGCCGGTTCACTGCTGGAGCGTGGAGAGGCCTTGCTGAAGCACAATATCGATGCTCTCCTCCTTGCTCCGGTAGTTCCTGCTGACGCCCAAAAACTCCTCAGTACAAAGAATATCCCGTTTTATGCTTTTATAGACTCCCCGCTTCCCGGTACAAGTCCGGTTTCCTGCGTCGTGCAGAACCCCTATCGGGGAGGATTCCTCGCAGGCAGAATGATGCATCTGCTCACGCAAAAGCGCGGGACCCTGCTGACCATACAGACTCACCGTGCGGCTTACAATTCAATCGAGCGTGCTCGCGGGTTTGCCGAGTACTTCGCCGATAAGCCGGAGTTCTCAGTATTGGAAATGGAAGCTCCCCATAATCAGGCAATGGACAAGGAACTTGACGCTTTTTATCGGAAACACGGTGACGTATGCGGCATTTTCGTTGTCAATGACGCCATCCACAGAATTGCCCAAAGCGTCTTGCTGCTGGGGCGAAAAAGCCAAACGACCATGGTGGGGTATGACTTGGTTGAACACAACCGAAGGGCGATGGTTGCAGGTTCGGTGGACTGTCTGATCAGCCAGAGGCCTGAGTACCAAGGCTATACCGCCATCTACCAGCTGTACCGGAAGGGGCTCCTCAACCAGGCACCCGAAGAGACCATCTGTGTTCCAATCGATATTATTCTGCCCGAGAACCTCATCGACGAAAATCTCTGGTGCCCCACTCTCTAGGTCCTGATGCCGCCGGCAATCAGGACTCCTTCCGTTTTTCCTCCCGCTTTACGATCTCCTCTCCGATTCTGGCAATTTTTTTCTTCAACGACTTTTTTCTGCTTGGCATCCAGCTCTTCCAGACTCTTTGACAAACGTGTTTGCACTTCTTTGAGCTCTTCCAGGAATTGAGCCTCATCTGCCTTATCAAACACAAGCTCCTCAACAGTCGTTGCTTCCTTGCTGGTTTGGTTGTTCTTTCCGACCTTAGGAAAATACTGCACTGCCGTATCGTACTCCCTCCGGTCCATTAAGGCCGGAGAGGCGATCTCGATCCCTTCTTCACAGAATACATCGAGGACACTCTTATGGAGTTCGCTGGTCTTGCTCAATCGCTCACCGCTCTCACTGAGCATGCCGTAGAGACGATAACGGATGGCATTGTCGAGGAATGCCTCGACAAACACAAAACTGTCAGTAAGCTTGCAACGATTAGCTGCTTCCAGCAGAGCCTTCTCCACCTCCTGATGAGAGACCATGTACCCGATCGACAAGGCGAGATTGATGAAGGTGCCATCCCTTCGAGTCACCTTCACCGCTTTTTGGGAGAGCAGCAGGTTGGGCAGGCTTACGACATCACGGCTTACCAATTGCACTTCCGTGTGAAAGATTCCCAAGTCGGTCACCCGACCCACCAAGGTATCGACCTCGATGAAATCACCGCCTCTGAATTCATGGGTTATTCGCAACATGAGACCGGCCATGGCGTTGCTGACCAAGGTTGTAGAGGAGAGAGCAATGACGGCACTCAACAAAATACCCAGCAACGAAAGGATCTGATTCTTCACTTCGTGTTCAAGCGGGAGCAATGCTATAGCTATGAACAAACCTGCGAGAACAACCAACAACACCAAAAACTGTCGTTGGTACGGCCATTGCCTCGAAGATGAATGGGCCTTCCTGAAGACCAAACGAATCAATACCACCAACACCCCGGTTGCAAGAATGACCGATACGGATTTAATAAAGGACATACAACCTCCTTGGGTTCTTTCTTATCATACTACGGATCCATCCAATCACAGAAGGTCTCCATAGCGTTGTGAAGACTTCCTTTAGCTGTATTTTTCAGAGAGATAAGGGATACTTATGACATATATACAAAACCCAATTACTACGCATTTACGTGCTTATTGCCACTGTTATTGAATCTTCTAGCAAAACTATTGACTTTTTATTGTTGATTTCATACTATCTCATGTCATAAGCTCACATTCCACTCTTTGGCATATGTTGGAATCTTGGAGCATCTTGAAACAATCCACACCGATACTCATTCTCCTACTACTTTGTTGTTCGGCGGTGTTCTCAGCCTCGCTCACCTATAACCGTGCCACCGGCAACCTCGATGGGTTTGCTGTAAACATCTCAGACAGCCCCAACATTCCAAGCGGCTACACCAATGCAACCGAAGTATGGGAAAAGACGGGATTCATCGGCAGACTACTCTATCAGGGAGAACCCTGTACCTTCACATTCAGCAATATCGGCCCTGTTGCTTCCTATACAACCAACAACCGTTTTTATTTCACTTTGAATACTAACGGCACACCCAATACCGAGGTATGGAGGGAATTTTTCCTGGTTACCCGCGCAAAAGGGATAACCCATGGGGGATCCCAGCACGATTTCTCTACAGTCAACTCGGTCATTGCCAACAATTCAGGTTCTTTCATCCTGAATGTCGGTGCAGGAACGGAGTTGGCATCGGTAGGAGAAGTGGGATATGACACCAATCGAAACAGCGGAGTCTATACCGGGACGAATGCATTCCGCTACAAATACCCATATTCGGCGATCTGGATCGACGTAACGCTCATCCGCACCACATCTGCAAGAAGCTCCACTACTCGCGGCTATTATGAAAGCCATATCCAGATCACCACAGGTGGAGGGTTGTCCCAAACACTGTATCTTGGGGGGATGTATAATCCACGCTCATCTCACACCGAACCGAATGCTTATGCATTCAGCATAGAGGAGCTCTATACCTCCGCATTCCCCTTTTCTGAGTTGGAAAATAGAAACTCAGTTGCTGCATCCATGGAGGTAGCAACCATCAAGTATGTTTCTCATGTTGATCAAGCAGAGATCAGCATTGCCAGCAATGCCGCCGGCACCGCTGCTGCCTTTTATTTCACTACTTCCGATGGATCATATTTCCCATTCAGAGTTGCCTATGATGCAGTCACCCCGAACCTATCACCAGTGGAGATAACTCCTGCGAGCAATACGTTCACGACCGTGTCGACGACAGTCGCCTCCCCGGTCGGGGGAAGTTATACGGCCAACAGATTGGAAGAGAAGATAAAACTTTTTGTGCCTGTCAATACGAATCCAGCCGAAGGACTGTATTCAAGTACCATTTACATCCTGGTGACGCAAATTGACTGAAGCGTCTTGACGATTTCACTATCACTCGGAGCGAATGAGTAACCATCCATTTCCCCAAGGCTTACCCAGCGGTACTCCGTATGAAATCGGAAAGGAAGCTCATCGAAGTCCTCAGCATAGACACGATACGCCTTCAGATGATACAGCGTCTCCTTGTTGGTGAAGTCGTGGCTGTGCACCAGTCGGCCGACTTTCACAGTAATGCCAAGCTCTTCGGCGAACTCACGCCTCAATGTTTCCTGTTCGGTCTCCCCGTAGCGGTTCTTCCCTCCGGGAAACTCCCAGAGTCCACCGATGGACCCTTTATCTTCTCGCTTGGCTATGAAATACCTATCACCTCTCATCAATATGCCTGCAGTGGTAATTCGCTCCTGCATAGATGCCTCCTACAGTAAAACCAATTGGGGCGCAATGAAGTGAATGATTGCAATACCCATCGTCAAGAAGCCCACATTTCGCTTGTTTCGTTCCATATAGAGCCCTGTTGCATCCAGTACCGTCTGTTGCTCCTCCTGCTTCACTCCAATGCCACGCAGCGCCTGATACAGAAACCAGAGGGTGAGGGAGAATACATTGAGCATGGGGACCAAGTCGCCGAGCAGCCAAGGTCCTGGATCCATCGGGAAAAACGCCAGTGCGAGCGTTATCAAGAGACCGGCGAGGATGAGAATCCTGCGCAGCGATGCATGGGTGCGAAAGGCGTATCGCAAGGAGAGCAACAGAGGAAACGTCAGACCGTAGGTGTCTGACAGCAGGAAAGCTGTGCCCAACAAGAGATACGCTATACAAAGCAGATATACCTGGATCAAACCTCGGCCTCCTGGACTGCCTTGCCAAGGAAGGCAAGCAGGGTTTCACTATCGTAATAGCCATAGGCCTGCTGTGCAAGACGACCAGCCTCCTGATGAATCAACGCTCCCTCCAAAGATGCAAGCCAACGATTCTGATATTTCGCCAGCAACGAGGCTACAATCCCACCGAGCACATCACCGCTTCCGGCAACCCCGAGTGAGGGATTGTTCCCTTCGATGACCACCATCCTTCCCGTTTCGTCTACGATATG
Proteins encoded:
- a CDS encoding xylulokinase; the encoded protein is MLTNQIKEEILHGQTVLGIELGSTRIKAVLINSENQPIAQGGHDWENTLLDGVWTYSLDDVWKGIQSCFASLQANIQKDYAVKLTRTKAMGISAMMHGYLPFDAKGNQLTAFRTWRNTMTSQAAELLSTLFDYPVPERWSISHLYQSVLNKEEHVKDLGFLTTLAGYVHWKLTGRKVLGVGDASGMFPIDTKTGNYDQRMVEAFDDLTKAHHFPWRLETILPSILSAGEDAGKLTDTGALLLDPSGTFEAGIPLCPPEGDAGTGMVATNSIAKRTGNVSAGTSVFAMIVLEKELSKSYNKFIDLVTTPDGSLVAMSHGNNCTGEYDNWMRLFSEVLTTAGFSLSKGELYDRLLFKALEGDKECGGLLPYNYLSGETMTDLNEGRPLFVRETKHTFNLANFMRSQLFTALGVLRIGMDILFEQEKVAIDSITGHGGFFKTAEVGQKMMASALHTPISVLKTAGEGGAWGIALLASFMVGKQNRSLADFLASEAFATAEKSTVEASEEDIEGFNVFLERYKHGLAVEKAAVQHLK
- the araA gene encoding L-arabinose isomerase; the encoded protein is MQRQPLADYEFWFVVGSQFLYGKETLDQVAAHAQIMVQRMNASGLLPCKLVYKATVKTPEEIEQCVKEANYNDACAGLITWMHTFSPSKMWIRGLEILQKPYCHLHTQFNRTIPDTEIDMDFMNLNQSAHGDREHAFIAARMHTKRKIITGFWEDEPVLAKLGSWMRSAVGAIESRKLKVVRFGDNMRNVAVTEGDKVGVQMQLGWQVNTWGVGDLIRELESVTEAEVDAQMQGYQSRYEFATKDLETVRYQAREQVAMRRFLQREGAYAYTNTFEDLQQMRQLPGLASQDLMAEGYGYGGEGDWKVSAMTSLVKRMTEGMDGGTTFMEDYTYHLEKGNELSLGAHMLEICPSITTEKAKIEVHELGIGGKEPPARLVFEGHQGSAILASLVDMGGRVRLIVNEIEVVKPIYRMPNLPVARVMWKPQPDLNQASHLWMLAGGAHHAVLSYDATAEMLEDWCEIMGIEFVHINNQTTVSSMKQQLFLADLAWKLQ
- a CDS encoding LacI family DNA-binding transcriptional regulator produces the protein MTISEIAKLAHVSIGTVDRVLHKRGRVAPETIKKIMSIVEDYGYQPNTYARNLKLSKDFTIGVLLPLLHSEFGYWNLIYEGILKAAKELHPLAVRIDMMEFDRMTAGSLLERGEALLKHNIDALLLAPVVPADAQKLLSTKNIPFYAFIDSPLPGTSPVSCVVQNPYRGGFLAGRMMHLLTQKRGTLLTIQTHRAAYNSIERARGFAEYFADKPEFSVLEMEAPHNQAMDKELDAFYRKHGDVCGIFVVNDAIHRIAQSVLLLGRKSQTTMVGYDLVEHNRRAMVAGSVDCLISQRPEYQGYTAIYQLYRKGLLNQAPEETICVPIDIILPENLIDENLWCPTL
- a CDS encoding mechanosensitive ion channel family protein — its product is MSFIKSVSVILATGVLVVLIRLVFRKAHSSSRQWPYQRQFLVLLVVLAGLFIAIALLPLEHEVKNQILSLLGILLSAVIALSSTTLVSNAMAGLMLRITHEFRGGDFIEVDTLVGRVTDLGIFHTEVQLVSRDVVSLPNLLLSQKAVKVTRRDGTFINLALSIGYMVSHQEVEKALLEAANRCKLTDSFVFVEAFLDNAIRYRLYGMLSESGERLSKTSELHKSVLDVFCEEGIEIASPALMDRREYDTAVQYFPKVGKNNQTSKEATTVEELVFDKADEAQFLEELKEVQTRLSKSLEELDAKQKKVVEEKNCQNRRGDRKAGGKTEGVLIAGGIRT
- a CDS encoding (deoxy)nucleoside triphosphate pyrophosphohydrolase, yielding MQERITTAGILMRGDRYFIAKREDKGSIGGLWEFPGGKNRYGETEQETLRREFAEELGITVKVGRLVHSHDFTNKETLYHLKAYRVYAEDFDELPFRFHTEYRWVSLGEMDGYSFAPSDSEIVKTLQSICVTRM